The stretch of DNA ggatttataccaaaaatattatttattttatggacaaaaattcaactgatttggaaagcctcatgtctcccaaacatgccaatacctgatatgtataattttatggaGAATTCTGACGTCTATGGATCAAAAAATCCCAGCattaaattaccaaattttcaaagcattacagcagaatacggcatacattagattccaaagccaaaaatcctggaacattaggtttacccaaggaaaccatatatttttgaaaactaccCATTCTgaagaatccaaaatgggtaactatatctttcaactcctaagtaccaaacagcaatgcttttctgaatttaAGATAATTAAAATTCTAAAAATTtgcctcaaagctttcactttcaagcatcatatcttccAAGTGAGGTACTAAAAAAagacatcctaaatatgaaagccaagcgTCCACTGAACAGCTTGATGCCCATTTTGCATAGGATCAcggatgtatctggaatttagagaccccaaaacaaagttagtacatacaaattgccacAGAGATCtcttttagctactgaaaattcaacaaaataactgtatttttgtggggtaaaaacatgaaaaaatacattgacctctcacaaaaccatatattttcgaaaagtacacattcggatgaattcaaaatgggtacccatgtctttctactccaaactacagagtcacaatgttttcccaaaattgccagttttaatgaaatacctgaaaatcacaaatcttccactttcaagcaccttatctccgacactaggtaccaagaaaacacatcctaaatataaaagccaagGGTCCAATGAACAGTTTTATAtgcattgtgcataggatcacaaatgtatctggcatttagagaccccaaaaggaagttagtgcatacaaagtgtatacgctacAATATATCctaccggcatgtgtattatgtgccataagacccccccTAAAAGTACACAGACccttaaaaaccatatattttccaaaagtacacattctgacaaaacaaaaatgggtaaatacaactttctactgcaaattaccaaactacaaagctactgtatgctaaacagaatggtttttatgacatttctgaatctacgtgtctggcttttcctatggAGCCCCTGGGCAATTGCACCCCAGGGGCCACGCGGTCTCTACCTCTGCTTGTTGTCTAGGGGCTGGGAACCGAGCGGGGATTGAAGGACTGGCTTTAAAAGCTGCTCCTCCGATCCTAAATCCGGAAGTgctgcaggacgtagaatctacattctgtggcacttaaagggctAATAGCAACTCTATAGAGAACCatttatttaacccttccatccctttctaccagtttagttgcagtctctgcactctctccagctcattaatatccttcttaaggactggagccaacAACTatcccccatactcagggtgaggccttaccagggacctcgAAAGATGCAAAATTATGTCTTCAactcttgagtcaatgcccttttttatacaagacagcactttatttgctttagtagccacagaatgacactgcctggaattagacaacttgttatccacaaaaccccccagatccttctcaatgaaggatccccccaacatactaccatttagtgtgtaactcacatttaaactatttctaccaaagtgcataactttgcactctTCATGGGGTTGCATGGGGTTTTACCTGCAGGAAGAAGTGTTAAAAGAGGAGGATCACCTGTGTcctgtttttcacactttttctCTCAAAATGTTTTgagcaatgtttattttttttaaaggtttctttCCATCTGAAATCTAAAATGTAGATattaaattgaatttaaaaaaactacaGGCAAACAAAGATAAATGCAATTTACTCAGATTTATACCCACAGATTTTCTCATTATCTGTTTCCAAAACAGTTAGATTTCACTCAAATGTAGATGCTGCAATACTTTTGTCAAATGAAGAGACAGTGAAACACAGTTTAATGCCAAAGAGGTATGTGCCAGTGTTTTATTCAAAGCAGGATTTCACAAGCCagacatttttaattttactaaCAACAAATGCAAACAAATCAAACAGAGTTTTTTAAAGTGGTTAAGCTACTATTGGTAGAACATAGAGCCAACTCCTAGATCTACCCCTTTTCACAACTGATCACTAATTAATTCTAATACCTATACTTTTCAGTGTGAACTGAAACTATAATCACTAAACCTAAATAACTAACAATAATGTCATCATTAAACACAGCTTTGTCTATAGGGATTCAGGCATTTATCCCTCTCTTTCCTTCCGGGATACAAAATATGCCAGATATTCATAATCAAACAAATCAGAATTGTATCTGTTCTTTTCTTTCCCAGATCTCTCTATAATAAACCCACAGCTTGCCAGAGATTTTCGTACAAACTCTTCATCACATGGCAGGGCAGAAAACTTGTGTTGTCCTATAGTGTAGTAAGTCATATTGATGAATCCAATCAGGATCAGGTGACCCCCTATCTTCACAAGGGAGGACATTTGTTTTAGGAGTTTCAGATACATCTCATGATCTTTACTAACAGCATTCAAATACCCCCCACTGAGCACACAGTCTGCTTGGGGCAACACAACATCACCCAGTGGGTTATCTTTGGTTATATCCCATCTTACAATCTGTTTGATGGCTCTTCTGGTCTTGTCTTCATGTTCCTCCCATTCTGTGCTACAAAACAAGATAATCTTCagataatcagttacattttccATTCAGTTACAGAAACATTAATTTGAATGGACAGAAAGATGAGGGGATGTAATAGATGCATCAGTCAGTTGCTGTCCATCACTAGTAGTACATTGATGCAATTGTATATACATATCCTATAGGTTGCTTGGGGGTCTGAATGTTTGTAACTAccaactttttttgtttattttatccaTTTGTACAATGTTTTTAATACTTTACAATTAAGAGTTTGTAAACATGAAATCAAGCTGATCCCCCCTTTTTTGTTACTCACCATTCCCCTTTAAGACCACAGACAAACGTAGTAAGGTGGGAGTGGTCTATGGCTCCTGCTTCCTTGTTTAACCATTTCTGTGCCTCTTGTTCATCAGATTCACAGGGTTGTAACAAAATGATGTTGTCAAAGTAATCAGCAGCCGCCAGAATAAGTATATGTGCTGAACTAGTAGTAAGTTCAATCAGAGTGTCTCCTTTCACTAAACCTGAATCAAATAAAGAATAGAGAATAAAACAACTATAAGAATGACCC from Xenopus tropicalis strain Nigerian chromosome 8, UCB_Xtro_10.0, whole genome shotgun sequence encodes:
- the LOC100491384 gene encoding nicotinamide N-methyltransferase isoform X1, with product MASLQCKHYHDEEYDPCLFFATYMGADKDPSKEQLIEYPIKVLRDIFSSGLVKGDTLIELTTSSAHILILAAADYFDNIILLQPCESDEQEAQKWLNKEAGAIDHSHLTTFVCGLKGECTEWEEHEDKTRRAIKQIVRWDITKDNPLGDVVLPQADCVLSGGYLNAVSKDHEMYLKLLKQMSSLVKIGGHLILIGFINMTYYTIGQHKFSALPCDEEFVRKSLASCGFIIERSGKEKNRYNSDLFDYEYLAYFVSRKEREG